The Candidatus Rubrimentiphilum sp. genome includes a window with the following:
- a CDS encoding serine hydrolase domain-containing protein codes for MIHAIVLAGLTASQISTIESSVRARMAAAQIPSVVVRIDRDGKNIYAHAFGYRDMADRVPANVDTRFQYGSITKQFTGAAILTLVEDGKLSLDDRVGKWLPQFAKFPITIRQLLVHTSGVADYTGELWYLHKDYTNPFVGSGPLLEWSASQKLEFVPGTKTVYDNAAYTMLARIVERASKESFFSYLQQRFFKPLGMTSVAPQTFYKIEPNTARGYMIIDNKDTSTAYGLPLDPRALLPSMAWNMEQVDGAGYLVGDAADLQKWDNALLAGRVFKGVGAKLFHEPGMLTNGKPTYTGPENPAHKPGVYLLGGLGNFLVDDVSVYGANGGTSGFLSFTATIPSKHISITTLSNHGADLNNSLLTLPIMRALLH; via the coding sequence ATGATACACGCTATTGTGCTGGCGGGTTTAACCGCGTCCCAAATCAGTACTATCGAATCCTCGGTGCGCGCGCGGATGGCGGCGGCACAGATTCCGTCGGTCGTCGTCCGAATCGATCGCGACGGAAAAAACATTTACGCGCACGCTTTCGGCTACCGGGATATGGCCGATCGGGTTCCGGCCAATGTCGATACGCGCTTTCAGTACGGCTCGATTACCAAGCAGTTCACCGGCGCGGCCATACTTACACTTGTCGAAGACGGCAAACTCTCGCTCGATGATCGAGTGGGGAAGTGGCTTCCCCAATTCGCTAAGTTTCCGATTACAATTCGGCAACTACTCGTACATACCAGCGGCGTGGCCGATTACACCGGGGAGTTGTGGTATCTGCACAAGGATTACACCAACCCGTTCGTTGGTAGCGGGCCACTTCTGGAATGGTCCGCATCGCAGAAGCTCGAGTTCGTGCCGGGAACCAAAACCGTATATGACAATGCCGCTTACACGATGCTCGCGAGGATCGTCGAGCGGGCGAGCAAGGAATCATTCTTTTCCTACTTGCAGCAGCGTTTCTTCAAACCGCTCGGCATGACCAGCGTCGCGCCGCAAACGTTCTATAAGATCGAACCGAACACGGCGCGCGGCTACATGATTATCGACAATAAGGATACGTCCACGGCGTACGGTTTGCCGCTCGATCCCCGCGCGTTGCTGCCGTCAATGGCATGGAATATGGAACAGGTTGACGGCGCGGGCTATCTCGTTGGCGACGCCGCCGATCTTCAAAAATGGGACAACGCGCTTCTCGCCGGCCGCGTGTTTAAAGGGGTCGGGGCAAAGCTGTTTCATGAGCCCGGCATGCTGACAAATGGCAAGCCGACCTATACGGGCCCGGAGAACCCGGCGCACAAACCCGGCGTCTATTTACTGGGTGGCCTCGGGAATTTTCTGGTCGACGATGTCAGCGTCTATGGGGCCAACGGCGGTACGTCGGGGTTTCTATCGTTCACGGCGACGATACCGTCGAAGCACATCTCGATAACGACGCTCAGCAATCACGGCGCAGACCTCAATAACAGTTTGCTGACGCTCCCCATCATGCGCGCGCTGCTTCATTAA